Proteins encoded in a region of the Kryptolebias marmoratus isolate JLee-2015 linkage group LG14, ASM164957v2, whole genome shotgun sequence genome:
- the notch1a gene encoding neurogenic locus notch homolog protein 1, whose product MSRFFVKLAFLIPAIVLSQGLKCSLPTEWCLNGGRCEATLNGNGECKCPSDYVGDRCQYPNPCSPSPCRNGGECQAISNVNTFDFRCVCRLGFTDRLCLTPTNHACMNSPCRNGGTCELVSLSVFRCRCPPGWSGKTCQSPNPCASNPCANGGQCSALDSTYKCTCPPTFQGQTCKQDVNECAQTPSLCLNGGICVNEVGSYHCRCPQEFTGQHCETTYLPCSPSPCLNGGTCVQKGETTFDCICLLGFTGQHCEHNIDDCPGHNCQNGGVCVDGVNTYNCQCPPHYTGQYCTENVDECELMPNACQNGGTCHDTHGGYHCVCVNGWMGDDCSENIDDCASAACYQGATCHDRVASFFCECPHGRTGLLCHLDDACISNPCQKGSNCDTNPVNGKAICTCPPGYTGPACSSDIDECALGANPCEHGGRCLNTKGSFQCKCLQGYDGPRCEMDVNECMSNPCHNDATCLDQIGGFHCICMPGYEGVFCHINTDECVSQPCLNNGKCIDKINSFHCECPKGFSGSLCQVDIDECASTPCKNGAKCTDGPNKYTCECAEGYTGQHCEIDINECYSDPCHYGTCKDGLASFTCYCRPGYTGRLCETNINECLSQPCKNGGTCQDRENSYFCSCPKGTTGLNCEVNLDDCKSKPCEFGKCIDKINGYECACEPGYTGKMCNINIDDCVINPCHNGGTCVDGINSFTCLCPEGYNDATCLSQVDECVSNPCIHGRCQDLINGYKCTCDSGWTGQKCDINNNECESNPCMNGGTCKDMTSGYHCTCRVGFTGPNCQTNINECASNPCLNQGTCIDDVAGYKCNCLLPYTGENCETLLAPCSPRPCKNGGMCKEAEDYQSFSCICPEGWQGQTCEIDINECVKHPCRNGALCLNTMGGYQCKCKAGYTGQKCETDIDDCKPNPCSNGGLCHDGINSFTCTCLPGFRGSRCEQDINECESNPCKNGANCTDCVNSYTCTCPPGFSGINCEINTNDCTDSSCFNGGTCVDGINTFTCLCLTGFTGSYCQYDINECDSKPCLNGGTCFDGYGTYKCTCPHGYTGVNCQNLVRWCDSSPCKNGGSCWQQGASYTCQCQTGWTGLYCDIPSVSCEVAAKQQGVEVSQLCRNSGQCLDAGNTHYCRCQAGYTGSYCQDQVDECSPNPCQNGATCTDYLGGYSCECVPGYHGVNCSKEINECQSQPCQNGGTCIDLINTYKCSCPRGTQGVHCEINLDDCNPLIDQFTKEPKCFNNGKCVDRIGGYQCMCPPGYVGERCEGDVNECLSDPCDPRGSYNCIQLTNSYRCECRTGYTGQRCDKVFDGCKGRPCRNGGTCAVASNTPHGFICKCPPGFTGSSCEYDSRSCGNLNCRNGGTCVSGHLGPRCLCPSTFTGPECLTPTDSLCISNPCYNGGTCQITPDAPFFQCSCPSNFNGLLCHILDYSFVGGFGRDITPPPEVEVSCEIPQCDEWAGNHICDSLCNNHACGWDGGDCSLNFDDPWQNCSAALQCWRYFNNGKCDGQCNSPGCLYDGFDCQGQEGQCNPLYDQYCKDHYADGHCDQGCNNAECEWDGLDCANNMPEKLADGHLVLVVHITPEHLKNRSSSFLRELSSVLHTNVVFRRDTKGEPMIFPYYGNEQDLVKHNVLKRSADGWPEWTAMPASVLGQVKESMSSMVSPRKRRELDPLQVKGSIVYLEIDNRQCYQQSTECFQSATDVAAFLGALATSGNLNVPYIEAVTSVRPTPRTTELYPMYVVFLGLAALGFLCLGVLVSRKRRREHGQLWFPEGFKASEPSKKKRREPLGEDSVGLKPMKNSDINFMDDNQNEWGDDDPDCRRFRFEEQAMLDLSDHADQRKWTQQHLDAADLRIASIAPTPPQGEIENDCMDVNVRGPDGFTPLMIASCSGGGLETGNSEEEEDPSAEIISDFIYQGANLHNQTDRTGETALHLAARYARSDAAKRLLESSADANVQDNMGRTPLHAAVAADAQGVFQILIRNRATDLDARMHDGTTPLILAARLAVDGMAEELINCHADANATDDTGKSALHWAAAVNNVDAAVVLLKNGANKDMQDNKEETPLFLAAREGSYETAKVLLEHFANREITDHLDQLPRDIAQERMHHDIVRLLDEYNVVRSPGLHGASLNTSTLSPPLCSPGDYLSNLKPTPSVKKPRKPSSGGKGGKEGGKDIRVKKKKSLDGKNNLLDTSGVLSPVDSLESPHGYLSDVASPPMASPFQQSPPMSLNHLQGNGDSHSGQINIGKDMGCMSFDPPRLSHLPVSSPSSQGTASIGASRGGQCDWVTRMHHGVSQQGSFTQGPPITHNIMGALHSVSTATLSQIMGYQNLQNSRLGSSAHMMQQAHSRQLQHQNSNSTTAGQALSQSFPNIELNGSDMQQNGGSGRSVAIHNVMPQETQMLNTQFLTPPSQHSYSNPMDNTPNHQLQVPDHPFLTPSPGSPDQWSSSSPHSNLSDWSEGISSPPTSIHSQMNLIPDKFK is encoded by the exons AATGGGAATGGAGAGTGCAA GTGTCCCAGTGACTATGTAGGTGACCGGTGCCAGTATCCCAACCCATGCAGCCCTTCACCTTGCCGCAACGGCGGCGAATGCCAAGCTATTTCCAATGTCAACACCTTTGATTTCCGCTGCGTATGCCGCCTGGGTTTTACCGACAGACTGTGCCTGACCCCCACGAACCATGCCTGCATGAACTCCCCCTGTCGCAACGGAGGAACATGTGAACTCGTTAGTCTTTCTGTTTTCCGCTGTCGCTGCCCACCAGGATGGTCAG GCAAGACCTGCCAGAGTCCCAACCCCTGTGCTTCTAATCCATGTGCGAATGGCGGCCAGTGCTCAGCCTTAGATTCCACCTACAAGTGCACCTGCCCACCTACATTCCAGGGTCAAACCTGCAAGCAGGACGTAAACGAGTGTGCCCAGACTCCCTCTCTGTGTCTTAATGGTGGAATTTGTGTGAACGAGGTTGGCTCGTACCACTGTCGCTGTCCTCAAGAGTTCACTGGTCAGCACTGTGAGACCACTTACCTGCCATGCAGCCCTTCACCATGCCTGAATGGAGGAACTTGTGTTCAGAAGGGAGAAACCACCTTTGACTGTATTTGCCTTCTAG GCTTTACTGGGCAGCACTGTGAGCATAACATTGATGACTGTCCAGGTCACAACTGCCAGAATGGTGGTGTCTGTGTAGATGGGGTGAACACCTACAACTGCCAGTGCCCACCTCATTACACAG GTCAGTACTGTACAGAAAATGTGGACGAGTGTGAGCTGATGCCTAACGCATGTCAGAATGGAGGAACGTGCCATGACACACACGGTGGCTACCACTGTGTTTGTGTCAACGGCTGGATGGGCGACGACTGCAGCGAGAACATTGATGACTGTGCCAGCGCAGCTTGCTATCAAGGCGCCACCTGCCACGACCGCGTGGCCTCGTTCTTCTGCGAGTGTCCTCATGGACGCACGG GTCTGCTGTGCCACCTTGATGACGCCTGCATCAGCAACCCATGTCAAAAGGGTTCTAACTGTGACACCAACCCTGTAAACGGCAAGGCGATATGCACTTGTCCACCAGGTTACACTGGACCAGCCTGCAGCTCAGATATTGATGAGTGTGCCCTTG GTGCTAATCCTTGTGAGCATGGTGGTCGCTGTCTCAACACCAAAGGCTCCTTCCAATGCAAGTGTCTTCAAGGATATGATGGACCTCGTTGTGAGATGGATGTTAATGAATGCATGTCTAATCCCTGCCATAATGATGCCACCTGTCTCGACCAGATTGGAGGGTTTCATTGCATCTGTATGCCAG GATATGAGGGCGTGTTTTGCCACATCAACACAGATGAGTGTGTCAGCCAGCCTTGTCTCAACAACGGCAAGTGCATCGACAAGATCAACTCCTTCCACTGCGAGTGTCCCAAGG GATTTTCTGGAAGCCTGTGCCAGGTAGACATCGACGAGTGCGCCAGCACCCCGTGCAAGAATGGTGCGAAGTGTACTGATGGACCCAATAAATACACTTGTGAATGTGCTGAAG gttACACAGGGCAGCACTGTGAAATTGACATCAATGAGTGCTACTCTGATCCCTGCCACTACGGCACTTGTAAAGATGGCCTGGCCTCATTCACCTGCTACTGCCGCCCTGGCTACACTGGCCGCTTGTGTGAGACCAACATCAATGAGTGTCTCAGTCAGCCCTGTAAGAATGGCGGCACTTGCCAAGACAGGGAGAACTCGTACTTCTGTTCCTGTCCTAAAGGCACCACAG GCTTGAACTGTGAAGTGAACCTGGACGACTGTAAGAGCAAGCCCTGTGAATTCGGGAAGTGCATCGACAAAATCAATGGTTATGAGTGTGCATGTGAGCCAGGCTACACAG GCAAAATGTGTAACATCAACATCGATGATTGTGTCATCAACCCCTGTCACAATGGGGGCACGTGTGTTGATGGCATCAACAGTTTCACGTGTCTCTGCCCAGAAGGCTACAATGATGCCACCTGTTTGTCACAGGTGGATGAGTGTGTCAGCAACCCCTGTATCCATGGCCGATGTCAAGACCTCATAAATGG CTACAAATGTACCTGTGATTCTGGCTGGACTGGCCAAAAATGTGACATTAATAACAACGAATGTGAGTCCAACCCTTGCATGAATGGGGGAACCTGCAAGGACATGACCAGCGGATACCACTGCACATGCAGAGTCGGCTTCACTG GACCTAACTGCCAAACTAACATCAATGAGTGTGCATCCAATCCCTGCCTCAACCAGGGAACCTGCATTGATGATGTGGCTGGATACAAATGCAACTGTTTGCTGCCATACACTG GTGAAAACTGTGAGACCCTGTTGGCCCCCTGCAGCCCTCGGCCGTGTAAAAATGGTGGAATGTGTAAAGAAGCTGAAGACTACCAGAGTTTCTCCTGCATCTGCCCTGAAGGATGGCAAG GTCAGACATGTGAAATTGACATCAACGAATGTGTGAAACATCCATGCCGCAATGGTGCTTTGTGCCTTAACACTATGGGTGGCTACCAGTGCAAGTGCAAGGCAGGTTACACTGGCCAGAAGTGTGAGACAGACATTGATGACTGCAAGCCAA ATCCATGCAGTAATGGAGGACTGTGTCACGATGGCATCAACAGTTTCACATGTACCTGTCTGCCAGGATTTCGTGGCAGCCGGTGTGAGCAGGACATAAATGAATGCGAAAGTAACCCATGCAAGAATGGAGCTAACTGCACCGACTGTGTCAACAGCTACACCTGTACCTGCCCACCAGGCTTTAGTGGTATCAACTGTGAGATCAACACCAATGACTGCACTGACAG TTCTTGCTTCAATGGCGGCACATGTGTGGATGGAATTAACACCTTCACCTGCCTGTGTCTAACTGGATTCACTGGCAGCTATTGTCAGTATGATATAAATGAATGTGACTCCAAGCCGTGCCTCAATGGAGGCACCTGTTTTGATGGTTATGGGACATACAAGTGCACCTGTCCTCATGGCTACACTGGAGTCAATTGTCAG AATCTGGTGCGCTGGTGTGACTCTTCCCCTTGTAAAAATGGAGGTTCATGCTGGCAGCAGGGAGCCTCTTACACCTGCCAGTGCCAGACTGGGTGGACTGGGCTCTACTGTGACATCCCAAGCGTGTCTTGTGAAGTTGCAGCCAAACAGCAAG GTGTGGAAGTGTCTCAGTTGTGCAGGAATTCAGGCCAGTGTCTGGATGCAGGAAACACACATTACTGTCGCTGCCAAGCTGGCTACACTGGGAGTTACTGCCAGGACCAGGTGGATGAGTGCTCACCCAATCCTTGCCAGAATGGAGCGACCTGCACTGATTATCTAGGAGGTTACAGTTGTGAG TGTGTTCCTGGTTACCATGGTGTGAACTGCTCAAAAGAGATCAATGAATGTCAATCTCAACCCTGCCAGAATGGTGGGACCTGCATTGACCTGATTAACACATACAAATGCTCCTGTCCAAGAGGAACACAAG GTGTCCACTGTGAGATTAATTTGGATGACTGCAACCCACTCATTGACCAATTTACAAAAGAACCCAAGTGTTTCAACAATGGCAAGTGTGTGGACCGCATCGGAGGTTACCAGTGTATGTGCCCGCCAGGTTATGTAGGTGAACGCTGCGAGGGTGATGTCAACGAGTGCCTATCAGACCCTTGTGACCCCAGAGGGTCGTACAACTGCATTCAGCTCACGAATAGTTACCGCTGTGAATGTCGAACTGGATATACAG GTCAGCGTTGTGACAAGGTGTTTGATGGCTGCAAGGGAAGACCCTGCAGAAATGGAGGGACTTGTGCTGTTGCCAGTAACACGCCTCATGGCTTCATCTGCAAATGTCCACCT ggCTTCACTGGCTCCTCTTGCGAGTATGATTCTCGCTCATGTGGCAATCTGAACTGCCGGAATGGTGGTACATGTGTATCAGGGCACCTGGGCCCACGCTGTCTGTGCCCCTCAACCTTCACAGGTCCTGAGTGTCTAACTCCCACTGACAGCCTCTGCATCTCTAATCCCTGTTACAATGGAGGCACTTGCCAGATCACCCCTGATGCTCCCTTTTTCCAGTGCAGCTGCCCCAGTAACTTTAATGGCCTGCTTTGCCACATACTGGACTACTCCTTTGTCGGGGGGTTTGGCCGAGACATTACCCCACCTCCGGAAGTGGAGGTTAGCTGTGAGATTCCTCAGTGTGACGAGTGGGCGGGGAACCACATCTGCGACTCTCTGTGCAACAACCATGCCTGTGGATGGGATGGAGGAGACTGCTCGCTTAATTTTGATGATCCGTGGCAAAattgttctgctgctctgcagtGCTGGCGTTACTTCAACAATGGGAAGTGTGATGGCCAATGTAACAGCCCAGGGTGTCTCTATGATGGTTTTGATTGCCAAGGGCAGGAAGGACAGTGCAA TCCTCTGTATGATCAGTATTGTAAAGACCACTATGCTGATGGTCATTGTGACCAGGGTTGCAACAATGCAGAATGTGAATGGGATGGCCTTGACTGTGCCAACAACATGCCAGAGAAGCTTGCAGATGGACATTTAGTCCTGGTTGTCCATATTACTCCAGAGCACCTTAAAAACCGGTCCTCATCCTTCCTCAGAGAGCTGAGTAGCGTCCTCCACACTAACGTGGTGTTCCGCCGGGACACCAAAGGGGAGCCCATGATCTTTCCTTACTATGGCAATGAACAAGACCTGGTCAAACACAATGTGCTGAAGCGCTCTGCAGATGGCTGGCCTGAGTGGACCGCAATGCCAGCCAGTGTTTTGGGTCAAGTGAAGGAGAGCATGTCCTCCATGGTCAGTCCACGGAAACGCAGAGAGCTGGATCCTTTACAAGTCAAAGG GTCTATTGTGTACCTGGAGATTGACAATCGTCAGTGTTACCAGCAGTCCACTGAATGTTTCCAGAGTGCTACAGATGTGGCTGCATTTCTTGGAGCACTGGCCACCAGTGGGAATCTCAATGTCCCCTATATTGAAGCTGTTACAA gTGTGAGACCTACCCCCAGGACTACAGAGCTCTACCCAATGTATGTAGTCTTCCTGGGACTGGCTGCTCTGGGTTTCCTCTGCCTGGGTGTTCTAGTGTCTCGTAAGCGGCGGCGAGAGCATGGCCAGCTCTGGTTTCCAGAGGGATTCAAAGCATCAGAGCCCAGCAAAAAGAAACGCAGAGAGCCACTGGGAGAGGATTCTGTGGGACTCAA GCCTATGAAAAACTCAGACATCAATTTTATGGATGACAATCAAAATGAATGGGGTGATGATGATCCGGACTGTAGGCGCTTCAGG tttgagGAGCAGGCCATGTTGGATTTGAGTGATCATGCTGACCAGAGGAAATGGACCCAGCAGCATCTGGATGCAGCTGACCTTAGGATAGCATCCATCGCTCCTACGCCTCCTCAGGGAGAAATAGAGAATGACTGCATGGATGTTAATGTCAGAGGACCAG ATGGTTTTACCCCACTGATGATCGCCTCCTGCAGTGGTGGAGGACTGGAGACCGGTAACAGCGAGGAGGAAGAAGATCCATCAGCAGAAATAATCTCAGACTTCATTTACCAGGGCGCCAACCTCCATAACCAGACTGATCGCACAGGTGAGACCGCACTCCACCTGGCCGCCCGGTATGCTCGCTCAGATGCTGCCAAACGCCTCCTGGAGTCCAGCGCCGACGCCAATGTTCAGGACAACATGGGTCGCACACCGCTTCACGCTGCCGTGGCTGCAGATGCACAGGGAGTGTTTCAG ATTTTAATCAGAAATCGTGCCACCGATCTTGATGCCCGCATGCATGATGGAACAACACCACTGATCCTAGCTGCCCGATTGGCGGTTGACGGCATGGCAGAGGAGCTCATCAACTGCCATGCAGATGCTAACGCCACTGATGATACTG GTAAATCTGCTCTTCACTGGGCTGCGGCTGTAAACAACGTGGACGCTGCTGTAGTGCTGTTGAAAAATGGGGCTAACAAAGACATGCAGGACAACAAG gAGGAGACACCACTGTTTCTTGCTGCTCGCGAAGGCAGTTATGAGACTGCAAAAGTTCTTCTGGAACACTTTGCCAACCGTGAGATCACAGACCATCTTGACCAGCTGCCGCGGGATATTGCCCAGGAACGCATGCACCATGACATTGTCAGGCTTCTGGATGAGTACAATGTGGTTAGGAGTCCGGGGCTCCACGGTGCCTCCTTAAACACCTCCACCCTCTCTCCGCCTCTCTGCTCTCCCGGTGACTATCTCAGCAACCTAAAGCCAACCCCCTCTGTCAAGAAGCCTCGAAAACCAAGCTCTGGTGGGAAAGGGGGGAAGGAGGGCGGGAAGGATATTagagtaaagaagaaaaagtcacTGGATGGAAAGAATAATTTGCTAGACACATCGGGTGTTCTCTCCCCAGTTGATTCACTTGAGTCGCCTCATGGCTACCTTTCAGATGTAGCTTCTCCTCCAATGGCATCACCTTTCCAGCAGTCACCTCCTATGTCTTTAAATCACCTACAAGGCAATGGGGATTCTCATTCAGGGCAGATCAATATAGGTAAAGATATGGGTTGTATGTCTTTTGACCCTCCCCGTCTCTCCCACTTGCCTGTGTCCAGCCCCAGCTCTCAGGGCACTGCATCCATAGGTGCCAGCAGAGGGGGTCAGTGTGACTGGGTCACCAGGATGCATCATGGTGTAAGCCAGCAGGGAAGCTTTACCCAAGGACCACCCATAACACACAACATAATGGGTGCCCTGCACAGTGTCAGCACTGCCACCTTGTCACAGATAATGGGCTaccagaacctgcagaacaGCCGCCTTGGCTCATCTGCACACATGATGCAGCAGGCTCACTCACGACAGCTCCAGCACCAGAACTCCAACTCCACCACGGCCGGCCAAGCCCTCAGCCAGAGCTTCCCAAACATCGAGCTGAACGGCTCTGACATGCAGCAGAATGGCGGGTCGGGACGCTCGGTGGCCATTCACAACGTCATGCCGCAGGAGACACAGATGCTCAACACCCAGTTTCTCACGCCTCCCTCCCAACATAGCTATTCAAACCCTATGGACAACACACCTAATCACCAGCTACAGGTGCCCGACCACCCGTTTCTAACCCCCTCCCCTGGTTCACCTGACCAGTGGTCCAGTTCGTCCCCACATTCCAACCTGTCCGATTGGTCAGAGGGCATTTCGAGCCCACCCACAAGTATCCACTCGCAGATGAATCTAATCCCAGACAAGTTTAAATGA